The Saprospiraceae bacterium genome includes a window with the following:
- a CDS encoding ATP-binding cassette domain-containing protein, with product MIHLQNIQKTFKGHKALDDLSLEVKAGEIYGLLGANGAGKSTTLNLILGFLNPDHGTISLGTKFEKSNKSNKSIGYIPENVNLYPYLSGIENLDYFCKLAGLKYSKSELSAFLTECGLQQDSHHKSISEYSKGMRQKVGIAIAYAKKAKIYLLDEPASGLDPLASNELTELLKKLASQGASILMASHDIFRIRESCHRIGILKNGKLIKEMNAGDVTSNELEGIYLNFMQN from the coding sequence ATGATACACCTTCAAAATATTCAAAAAACATTCAAAGGACATAAAGCTCTTGATGACCTAAGTTTAGAAGTTAAAGCTGGTGAAATATACGGTCTCCTCGGAGCTAATGGCGCTGGAAAATCTACAACGCTCAACTTGATACTTGGGTTTTTAAATCCTGACCACGGCACTATATCTTTGGGAACCAAGTTTGAGAAATCAAATAAAAGCAACAAAAGTATCGGATATATACCTGAAAATGTAAACCTATATCCCTATTTATCAGGAATAGAAAATCTGGACTACTTTTGTAAATTGGCAGGTTTAAAATATAGTAAAAGTGAACTTTCGGCTTTTCTTACCGAATGTGGTTTACAGCAAGATTCACACCATAAATCAATCTCCGAGTATTCCAAAGGGATGAGGCAAAAAGTAGGTATAGCCATTGCTTATGCCAAAAAAGCCAAAATCTACCTTTTGGACGAACCCGCAAGCGGACTTGACCCTCTGGCAAGTAATGAACTTACAGAGCTACTAAAAAAACTGGCTTCTCAGGGAGCTTCGATTCTTATGGCTTCTCACGATATATTCAGAATAAGGGAATCCTGCCACCGTATCGGTATATTGAAAAACGGAAAACTTATAAAAGAAATGAATGCAGGCGACGTGACTTCTAATGAGCTGGAAGGTATTTATCTCAATTTTATGCAAAACTAA
- a CDS encoding DUF3526 domain-containing protein — protein MKDIFINEWRGFVRNRLFFVLSILFTGSLAVVTYLGIVQNQTQIEIHHEAHQHIRSQWDEMKPTNPHGAAHFGSYAFKPTTVLNGIDEGITSVTGNVLRLEGHAQNDLVYSEASQSLLISRFGKLKPSLLFQFIIPLFLIFLAFNTYTKERESGRIKLLLSQGTSLQKILLAKVLSVWMIGVLLLLFAVFIQIVFNNPGFNAETFLRLFTLSLSYALYYLIITTLTVLLSVQFSSSSASLTFAIAVWVLWTIFLPKIAGNAVEQLSPLPTRVEFKKAMETDRSKGIDGHNPSGDREKELEKTTLAKYKVDSLSQLPINFDGLVMQADEEYGNSVWDKHFGQLYEQLLSQKRNYQLSGIINPFASLQNLSMGSAGTDMIHHLDFLKQAEVYRRAFIKTLNDKHAYGGSKTGEWEWKANNDFFRSVKDFEYTTTSFANLWTKYLIDIVVLAFWVILLFTLILYSSKRVSLL, from the coding sequence ATGAAAGATATTTTTATTAACGAATGGCGAGGTTTTGTCAGAAATCGATTATTCTTCGTATTGAGCATACTCTTTACAGGATCTCTTGCTGTGGTGACGTATTTAGGTATTGTCCAAAACCAAACTCAGATTGAAATCCACCATGAAGCCCATCAACATATCCGATCTCAGTGGGATGAGATGAAACCTACCAATCCACATGGCGCAGCTCATTTTGGAAGTTATGCGTTCAAGCCCACTACAGTACTTAATGGCATAGATGAAGGTATCACTTCCGTAACAGGCAATGTATTAAGATTGGAAGGCCACGCACAAAATGATTTGGTATATTCAGAAGCATCACAATCCCTGCTAATCTCTAGGTTTGGGAAATTAAAACCTTCGCTGCTTTTTCAATTTATCATACCATTATTTTTGATATTTTTAGCTTTCAATACATATACAAAAGAACGTGAAAGTGGAAGGATAAAATTACTCCTGTCACAAGGTACAAGTTTACAAAAAATACTCTTAGCCAAAGTACTGAGTGTATGGATGATAGGCGTATTGTTATTGCTTTTCGCTGTCTTTATTCAAATTGTTTTTAATAATCCGGGATTTAATGCAGAAACCTTCCTCCGCTTATTTACCCTATCATTAAGCTATGCATTATATTATTTAATCATCACCACATTGACCGTATTACTTTCAGTGCAATTTTCTTCAAGTTCGGCTTCACTTACTTTTGCTATAGCTGTATGGGTATTATGGACGATATTTCTCCCCAAGATTGCGGGCAATGCCGTAGAGCAATTATCACCCCTACCTACAAGAGTAGAATTTAAGAAGGCGATGGAAACAGACCGCTCCAAAGGAATTGACGGGCACAATCCTTCAGGAGACAGGGAAAAGGAATTAGAAAAGACAACGCTTGCCAAGTACAAAGTAGACAGCTTATCGCAACTTCCGATCAACTTTGATGGATTGGTGATGCAGGCAGATGAAGAATATGGCAATTCAGTTTGGGACAAACATTTTGGTCAGCTTTACGAACAGTTACTATCCCAAAAAAGAAATTATCAATTAAGCGGTATCATCAATCCCTTTGCTTCCCTTCAAAATCTAAGTATGGGCTCAGCAGGAACGGATATGATACACCATTTAGATTTTTTAAAACAAGCAGAAGTATATAGAAGAGCCTTTATCAAAACACTCAATGATAAACATGCGTACGGAGGCTCAAAAACCGGAGAATGGGAATGGAAGGCTAACAATGATTTTTTTCGGTCCGTAAAAGATTTCGAATATACCACTACATCTTTTGCTAATTTATGGACGAAGTATCTTATTGATATAGTTGTGTTGGCTTTTTGGGTTATCCTACTCTTTACTCTTATTCTTTATTCATCAAAAAGAGTTTCTTTACTATGA
- a CDS encoding PD40 domain-containing protein, which translates to MIRFNKRVWREYLFCCIFSTIMGLSQVMAQGFEGYYQHPDLHQNTIVFVAEGDIWKVSIEGGLAQRITTHSEEERYPTISPDGKTIAYSASYEGPTEVYTISIYGGHTKRWTFGSDPSTAIGWTTDGKIIYTSSAYSKLHNQQLITLDLNTKKRSVVPLFQANDGVQTDNGVWFFIPHSNINDHVKRYSGGWARQIWKFEGNKEAVKLTNDHLGESFNPMWYEGRVYFITDRDGIKNIWSMNAGGADLKQHTMHQEFDVRSASLDNGKIVYQHAADLWLLDIATGIYKKIDIRLASDLEQLREKWVEDISGYTTSVNPDVKGENVVITARGRVFVVPVKSGRTVAFTDKKNVRYRDAAFTHDGKDIVALSDESGEYQFIQFAADGFGKYKPLTTNEKLLRYEGVTSPDGKWLAYNDLGENMVIMNIATGISKKISTNQQGIVDFSWSPDSKWLGFTQKAFNRMKQIKVYNLFDASVFDLTSDKTHCYNPKWSPDGNFIYFLSDRGGEAIPNPPHLSVRQVIYHVALKNGTKSPFREKDELIHSEHIASKKDTAGTLVVNIDKENIQSRARAVSVPSGNYWNLDVNDKALYVMAKELSLNAKTSLKVVEITNGKATIKDVATEVNGFQLSQNRQKILINKNGSYYMVDAGTGSVSFDEGKIDFSGCNFPIIPNEDWKQMYRESWMMERDNFYDKNMHGVDWDAMYKKYLPLLDRLTTRNELNDVIQQLLGELSALHTGVWGGDSRSDNKNIDVASLGALTTRDNENGGFRIEYIYKSDPDFPDGISPLDDNYLDIREGDVIIKVNNVNALSGLDIGELIRNQVNKPIRLTIKRSSDIRDVVIKPIASDYWLRYNDWQYGNRFKVEKESENTIGYLHMNAMGDWDLDRFYKQFYPIFNRKGLIIDVRNNGGGNVESFVIEKLLRKAWMYWKDRNGEPYSNMHYSFTGHLVVLVNGQTGSNGETFPEGVRRLGLGTTIGTRTWGGQIWVGGDYRLTDNGSPQVPIIGEYGLDGTWLIEGHGHVPDIEIDNLPYETFNGKDAQLDAAVEFLKKKIAEDPRDIPPVPAYPDKSFKNNKNNRK; encoded by the coding sequence ATGATTAGATTTAATAAACGGGTTTGGAGAGAGTACCTTTTTTGCTGTATATTCAGTACAATAATGGGTCTTAGTCAGGTCATGGCACAAGGATTCGAAGGTTATTACCAACATCCTGATCTTCATCAAAATACCATCGTTTTCGTAGCAGAAGGCGATATTTGGAAAGTCTCCATTGAAGGAGGATTGGCACAACGGATCACCACACATTCAGAAGAAGAACGTTACCCTACTATTTCCCCAGATGGTAAAACTATAGCTTATTCTGCCAGTTATGAAGGCCCTACAGAAGTATATACCATTTCCATTTATGGAGGGCATACTAAGCGCTGGACATTTGGATCAGACCCATCTACGGCAATTGGTTGGACTACTGATGGAAAAATTATCTATACATCTTCAGCGTACAGTAAGCTCCACAATCAGCAATTAATTACATTGGATTTGAACACAAAAAAAAGATCAGTCGTCCCACTCTTTCAGGCTAATGATGGAGTACAAACTGACAACGGTGTCTGGTTTTTCATACCCCATAGTAACATCAATGATCATGTAAAGCGATACTCTGGAGGCTGGGCTCGTCAAATCTGGAAATTTGAAGGTAATAAGGAGGCCGTTAAACTAACAAATGATCATCTGGGAGAAAGTTTTAATCCTATGTGGTACGAAGGGAGAGTGTATTTTATCACCGATAGGGATGGCATAAAAAATATTTGGTCGATGAATGCAGGTGGTGCCGATTTGAAACAACACACCATGCATCAGGAGTTTGATGTTCGCTCTGCCAGTTTAGATAACGGCAAAATTGTGTATCAGCATGCTGCTGACCTCTGGCTATTGGATATTGCTACAGGAATATACAAGAAGATTGATATACGTTTAGCATCAGATCTCGAGCAATTGAGGGAAAAATGGGTAGAAGATATTTCAGGATATACAACTTCGGTAAATCCAGACGTTAAAGGTGAGAACGTGGTTATTACTGCTAGGGGACGTGTATTTGTTGTGCCAGTGAAATCGGGTAGAACGGTTGCTTTTACAGATAAAAAAAATGTTCGATATCGGGATGCAGCCTTTACCCATGACGGAAAGGACATCGTAGCCTTGTCTGACGAGAGTGGTGAATATCAGTTTATTCAATTTGCCGCTGACGGTTTCGGAAAATATAAGCCGTTAACCACTAATGAAAAACTCCTTAGGTATGAAGGTGTAACCTCCCCTGATGGAAAATGGTTGGCATATAATGACCTTGGAGAAAATATGGTGATAATGAATATTGCCACAGGTATCAGTAAAAAGATTTCAACCAATCAGCAAGGCATAGTGGATTTTTCGTGGTCGCCCGATTCAAAATGGTTGGGATTCACCCAAAAGGCCTTCAATAGGATGAAGCAAATTAAAGTGTACAACCTATTTGATGCATCCGTCTTTGACCTCACATCAGATAAAACCCATTGTTATAATCCAAAATGGAGCCCAGATGGGAATTTCATATACTTTCTCTCTGATCGAGGCGGGGAAGCAATTCCTAATCCTCCACATTTATCGGTTCGACAAGTGATTTATCATGTAGCTTTGAAAAATGGAACCAAATCTCCATTCAGGGAAAAAGACGAACTTATTCATTCAGAACATATAGCCAGTAAGAAGGATACTGCAGGAACATTGGTTGTAAACATTGATAAAGAAAACATTCAATCCAGAGCCAGGGCAGTATCAGTTCCCTCAGGTAACTACTGGAACCTTGATGTAAATGATAAAGCCCTATATGTAATGGCTAAAGAATTAAGTTTAAATGCCAAGACCAGTCTAAAAGTGGTAGAAATTACAAATGGGAAAGCAACCATAAAGGATGTAGCTACTGAAGTAAATGGATTTCAACTTAGTCAAAACAGACAAAAAATACTGATAAATAAAAATGGATCTTACTATATGGTGGATGCAGGCACAGGGAGTGTTTCGTTTGACGAAGGTAAGATAGATTTTAGTGGATGTAACTTTCCAATAATTCCTAACGAAGATTGGAAACAGATGTACAGAGAGTCTTGGATGATGGAAAGGGATAATTTCTATGATAAGAATATGCATGGTGTAGATTGGGATGCGATGTATAAAAAGTACCTACCTTTATTAGATCGTTTAACCACACGAAATGAACTGAATGATGTAATCCAGCAATTACTTGGGGAATTGTCAGCCTTACATACAGGTGTATGGGGTGGCGATTCTAGAAGCGATAATAAAAATATAGATGTAGCAAGTTTAGGAGCGCTTACTACAAGAGATAATGAAAACGGAGGATTTCGTATAGAATACATTTATAAATCTGACCCTGATTTTCCTGATGGAATATCTCCATTGGATGACAACTACCTTGACATTAGAGAAGGAGATGTCATTATAAAGGTAAATAATGTCAACGCCCTTTCTGGATTAGATATTGGGGAGTTAATACGCAATCAGGTTAATAAACCAATCCGTTTAACGATAAAAAGAAGCTCCGATATAAGAGATGTTGTAATTAAACCCATTGCCAGTGATTATTGGTTGCGCTATAATGACTGGCAATATGGCAATCGCTTTAAAGTAGAAAAGGAAAGTGAAAACACAATCGGTTATCTACATATGAATGCTATGGGTGATTGGGATCTTGATAGGTTTTATAAACAGTTTTACCCAATTTTTAATAGAAAGGGTTTAATCATTGATGTTCGAAACAATGGTGGTGGAAACGTGGAATCCTTTGTAATTGAAAAGCTGCTAAGAAAAGCCTGGATGTATTGGAAAGATAGAAATGGAGAACCCTATTCCAACATGCATTATTCTTTTACCGGTCATCTGGTCGTATTGGTCAATGGACAAACGGGCTCCAATGGAGAGACTTTTCCTGAAGGTGTTAGAAGACTTGGCCTAGGTACTACTATTGGCACACGCACATGGGGCGGTCAGATTTGGGTGGGTGGCGATTATCGGCTCACCGATAACGGCAGCCCTCAAGTGCCCATTATTGGGGAATATGGTCTTGATGGAACTTGGCTCATTGAAGGTCATGGTCATGTTCCGGATATCGAAATAGATAATCTGCCCTATGAAACTTTCAATGGGAAAGATGCCCAATTGGATGCGGCCGTTGAATTCTTAAAGAAAAAGATTGCTGAAGATCCGAGAGACATTCCTCCAGTGCCTGCTTATCCGGATAAATCTTTTAAAAATAATAAAAATAATAGAAAGTGA
- a CDS encoding GTP-binding protein, which translates to MNKKLPVTVLSGFLGAGKTTLLNHVLHNKDGLKVAVIVNDMSEVNVDARLVNEQNVLSRTEEKLVEMSNGCICCTLREDLMIEVEKLANEGRFDYLLIESTGISEPVPVAQTFSFVDEENGIDLSKFSYIDTMVTVVDCFNFFNDFGTNELLVDRKLTDMEGDYRTIVNLLTDQIEFANVIILNKTDLVDANTVGLLKASIQKLNPGAKIIMSDFSKVDPSEILNTRLFDFDEAQSSAGWQKELEGGPHTPETEEYGISSFVYRNQKPFHPGRFWKYLNEKYPSTVIRAKGLFWLASRPDDAINFSQAGGSSRLERAGVWWCSMPFAERISYPSFVHNKEYIESKWHKTWGDRMNELVFIGQDMDKAKIITDLEKCLLQDSEIMQFENKITFIDPFPVDI; encoded by the coding sequence ATGAATAAAAAATTACCAGTAACCGTATTAAGCGGTTTTCTTGGGGCAGGCAAAACAACCTTACTCAACCATGTACTGCACAATAAAGACGGGCTGAAAGTAGCCGTCATTGTTAATGATATGAGCGAAGTCAATGTCGATGCAAGACTTGTCAATGAGCAAAATGTACTCTCCCGAACCGAAGAAAAACTCGTGGAAATGAGCAACGGTTGTATCTGTTGTACCCTACGTGAAGACCTCATGATAGAAGTAGAAAAACTAGCTAATGAAGGTAGATTTGACTATTTACTCATAGAAAGTACGGGTATTAGCGAGCCCGTACCAGTAGCCCAAACATTCAGTTTTGTGGATGAAGAGAATGGCATTGACTTATCCAAATTTAGCTATATCGATACAATGGTGACGGTAGTAGATTGTTTTAATTTTTTCAATGACTTCGGTACTAATGAATTACTGGTGGATCGAAAGCTGACAGATATGGAAGGTGATTACCGTACCATCGTAAATTTATTGACAGATCAAATCGAATTTGCTAATGTTATCATACTCAATAAAACTGATTTGGTAGATGCCAATACCGTGGGTCTGCTAAAAGCATCAATTCAAAAGCTTAATCCAGGTGCAAAAATTATCATGTCTGATTTTAGCAAAGTAGATCCATCTGAAATATTGAACACCAGACTTTTTGATTTTGATGAAGCGCAAAGCAGTGCTGGATGGCAAAAAGAATTAGAAGGCGGCCCTCATACTCCTGAAACTGAAGAATATGGCATTTCATCTTTTGTATATAGAAATCAAAAACCTTTTCACCCAGGAAGATTCTGGAAATATCTGAATGAAAAATATCCTTCAACTGTGATCAGAGCCAAAGGTTTGTTTTGGTTGGCTTCCCGACCAGACGATGCTATCAATTTTAGCCAAGCCGGTGGTTCTTCCCGACTAGAGAGAGCAGGGGTTTGGTGGTGTAGTATGCCTTTTGCCGAACGGATTTCATATCCATCTTTTGTCCATAACAAAGAATATATAGAAAGCAAATGGCACAAGACTTGGGGCGACCGGATGAATGAGTTGGTATTTATCGGTCAGGATATGGACAAGGCAAAAATCATCACAGACCTTGAAAAATGTTTATTGCAAGATAGTGAGATAATGCAGTTTGAAAACAAAATAACATTTATTGACCCATTTCCGGTGGATATTTGA
- a CDS encoding MerC domain-containing protein, translating into MKLRDLKYQSKYNDLIGIWASLLCTIHCYLTPFLFVLYPLRDASSDHGHVHWMMFDYVFLLISFFAVYVSAKHTTHSIIRILLWVSWILFGVGILLESMFQLGIGSWMKYLGSFSLIISHFYNRRHCKIEAAGREI; encoded by the coding sequence ATGAAATTAAGAGATTTAAAATATCAGTCAAAATATAATGATTTAATAGGCATTTGGGCAAGCTTGCTGTGTACGATTCATTGTTACCTCACACCTTTTTTATTTGTCCTTTACCCTCTGAGAGATGCTTCTTCTGATCATGGTCACGTCCATTGGATGATGTTTGATTATGTATTTTTGCTGATTAGTTTTTTTGCAGTTTATGTTTCTGCAAAACATACCACGCATAGCATAATTAGAATATTACTTTGGGTCTCGTGGATACTATTTGGTGTCGGTATACTATTGGAATCCATGTTTCAACTAGGTATCGGAAGCTGGATGAAATACCTGGGATCGTTTTCATTAATCATAAGTCATTTTTATAATAGGCGTCATTGTAAAATAGAAGCAGCTGGCCGAGAGATATGA
- a CDS encoding DUF2306 domain-containing protein gives MRNRILWVLLALMAIMIGLYPIMYFFVDKNFGLLSTKSNEILSNFAWNAGFYTHIMLGGLALLIGWFQFNDKLRTRNPKLHRTIGKVYVVSVLLSAIAGFCIAFFATGGIIASLGFIGLALIWFYTTMDALWSIRKGKVERHQKMMIYSYAACFAAVTLRIWLPLLSAYFGDFETAYLIVAWLCWVPNMIIAHMIVGKISLLKKVDSQNVMD, from the coding sequence ATGAGAAATAGAATATTATGGGTACTATTGGCATTGATGGCTATCATGATTGGATTGTATCCTATTATGTATTTTTTTGTAGATAAAAACTTCGGTCTTTTAAGCACGAAATCGAATGAAATTTTAAGCAATTTTGCCTGGAATGCGGGATTTTATACTCATATTATGTTGGGAGGACTAGCTTTATTGATCGGCTGGTTTCAATTTAATGATAAACTAAGGACAAGGAATCCAAAACTTCACAGAACCATCGGTAAGGTTTATGTTGTATCTGTTCTCTTAAGTGCTATTGCAGGATTTTGTATAGCTTTTTTTGCTACAGGAGGTATAATCGCATCATTGGGTTTTATTGGCCTTGCCTTGATATGGTTTTACACCACAATGGATGCCTTATGGAGCATCAGAAAAGGAAAAGTAGAGCGCCACCAAAAAATGATGATATACAGTTATGCAGCATGTTTTGCAGCGGTGACATTGAGGATATGGCTCCCCCTGCTCAGTGCATATTTTGGAGATTTTGAGACCGCATATTTGATCGTTGCCTGGTTGTGTTGGGTGCCCAATATGATCATAGCACACATGATAGTTGGAAAGATTTCTCTTCTCAAAAAAGTTGATTCGCAAAATGTAATGGATTGA